A genome region from Exiguobacterium mexicanum includes the following:
- the mobV gene encoding MobV family relaxase yields the protein MAFDFAWNTQKNQLSDVKGKEREQEREGKIKNYMIDPTRTHLNYDFVKSETGLYQRVKERSEFLKSQGSKVQKNSVVLYSNIITIPKVEAAKMTDDEHKAYFQSCYEYFCDRYGDENVLSAKVHLDETTPHMHLHFMPVNKENGKLQARTVMGPKALREIHDQLPKFLQERGFDVKRASGEKTKMKLDIHEFKAHQDFKRQTEQLREEVQALAEKATKGKEYVMKAKDVRDQLGEQVVEYENLLGKQKEQVEVGQKRLDSLYAELETTEDFVTKEIKSLKGKADQYRSQIQETIDALSNLSLVESFNESAKRQKLSSNLTISPSSFENLKKQAELSVQLQKALQASEREKKQLVDRNKYLESQNDRIPNLLQENRRLAREIEFFKSVLTKLKEALVNQKMIAQDKLDKWIGSFKSRATFEMNGSVEPAFENENEKEGFEWHRETYGAKYEEKSSDMER from the coding sequence ATGGCATTCGACTTCGCTTGGAACACTCAAAAAAACCAATTGAGTGATGTAAAAGGCAAAGAAAGAGAACAAGAACGAGAAGGGAAAATCAAGAACTATATGATAGATCCGACCCGAACCCACCTCAATTATGATTTCGTGAAAAGTGAGACCGGTCTCTACCAACGGGTCAAAGAACGATCTGAATTCTTGAAATCACAAGGGAGCAAAGTACAGAAGAATTCGGTTGTCCTGTACTCGAACATCATTACGATTCCGAAAGTCGAAGCAGCCAAGATGACCGACGACGAGCACAAGGCATACTTCCAAAGTTGCTATGAGTATTTCTGTGATCGATATGGTGACGAGAACGTATTGAGCGCCAAAGTCCATCTGGACGAAACGACGCCCCATATGCACCTTCATTTCATGCCTGTGAACAAAGAGAACGGTAAATTACAGGCAAGGACTGTGATGGGACCGAAAGCGTTGCGCGAGATTCACGACCAACTACCGAAGTTTCTCCAAGAACGAGGGTTTGACGTGAAACGGGCGAGTGGCGAGAAGACGAAGATGAAACTCGACATTCATGAATTCAAGGCGCACCAAGACTTCAAGCGCCAAACGGAGCAACTTCGAGAGGAAGTCCAAGCCTTGGCCGAAAAAGCGACTAAAGGCAAAGAGTACGTGATGAAGGCCAAGGACGTCCGTGATCAGTTGGGCGAGCAAGTAGTCGAATACGAGAATTTGCTCGGGAAGCAAAAAGAGCAGGTCGAAGTCGGTCAAAAACGATTGGACTCTCTCTATGCAGAACTCGAGACGACCGAAGATTTCGTCACAAAAGAAATCAAATCTTTGAAAGGAAAGGCGGATCAGTACCGTTCCCAAATCCAAGAAACGATCGATGCACTGTCGAACCTTAGCCTGGTCGAGAGTTTCAACGAAAGCGCCAAACGACAAAAATTATCGAGCAACCTGACGATTTCCCCTTCTTCCTTCGAGAACTTGAAGAAGCAAGCCGAATTGTCAGTCCAACTTCAAAAAGCGCTGCAGGCGAGCGAACGAGAAAAGAAACAACTCGTGGACCGGAACAAGTATCTTGAGTCGCAGAACGATCGCATCCCGAATCTCCTGCAAGAGAACCGCCGACTGGCGAGAGAGATTGAGTTTTTCAAGTCCGTATTAACCAAGTTGAAAGAAGCACTGGTCAATCAAAAGATGATTGCTCAAGATAAATTGGATAAATGGATTGGGTCTTTCAAGTCGAGAGCGACCTTCGAAATGAACGGATCAGTCGAACCCGCATTCGAGAACGAGAACGAAAAAGAGGGGTTCGAATGGCATCGAGAGACATACGG